The Mauremys mutica isolate MM-2020 ecotype Southern chromosome 1, ASM2049712v1, whole genome shotgun sequence genome has a segment encoding these proteins:
- the LOC123365419 gene encoding olfactory receptor 52E4-like produces the protein MSDSSTTNFTNPSTFILLGIPGLQAAHIWISIPFCTMYAIAILGNFTILFIVKREPSLHEPMFYFLCMLAVTDLLISTSTMPKMLSIFWFNSREISFSACFTQMYFVHSFSAMESGILVAMAFDRYVAICHPLRHSTILTNSVVAKIGLALVLRSGILTLPYPFLARQLPYCRTNIIPHFYCRHVAVVNLACADIRISSYYGLFNLFSVIGIDVFFIVVSYTQILQAIFRLPTKDARLKTFGTCISHLCAILALYTPDFFSSLTQRFGHNVPLHIRILFASVYLVVPPMLHPIIYGARTQQIRGRLLQLFTHKET, from the coding sequence atgtcagattccagcACAAccaacttcaccaacccctccaccttcatcctgctgggcattcctggcctgcaggcagcccatatctggatctccatccccttctgcaccatgtatgccatagccatcttggggaacttcaccatcctgttcatcgtgaagagggagccaagcctccatgagcccatgttctatttcctctgcatgctggctgtcaccgaCCTGCTCATTTCCACATCCACcatgcccaaaatgctgagcatcttctggttcaattccagggagatcagtttcagtgcctgcTTCACCCAAATGTACTTTGTTCACTCCTTCTCGGCAATGGAGTCTGGGatcctcgtggccatggctttcgatcgctacgtggccatctgccatcccctgagacattccaccatcctgacaaactctGTTGTGGCCAAGATAGGCCTGGCCTTGGTGCTGCGCAGTGGTATACTCACTTTGCCCTATCCCTTCCTGGCAAGGCAGttgccatattgcagaaccaacatcatcccccacttcTATTGTCGGCATGTAGCTGTGGTGAACCTGGCCTGTGCTGACATCCGAATTAGTAGTTACTACGGCCTGTTTAATCTTTTCTCTGTGATCGGAATTGATGTGTTTTTTATTGTTGTGTCCTATACTCAGATCCTCCAggccatcttccgcctgcccacgaaggatgcccggctcaaaacttttgggacctgcatctctcatctttgtgccatctTAGCTTTGTACACCCCAGATTTTTTCTCCTCTCTCACGCAGCggtttggccacaatgtgccACTGCATATACGCATTCTCTTTGCCAGTGTTTACCTGGTGGTGCCCCCCATGCTACACCCCATCATCTACGGGGCGAGGACCCAAcagatccggggcaggctgctccagctctttactcataaagagACCTAA
- the LOC123351417 gene encoding olfactory receptor 51E1-like, translating to MSDSKTTNFTNPSTFILLGIPGLEAAHIWISIPFCAMYAIAVLGNFTILFIIKTETSLHEPMFFFLCMLAVTDLVTSTTTLPKMLSIFWFNSREINFSACLTQMYFIHCFSAMESGILMAMAFDRYVAICHPLRHSTILTNSVVTKIGLALVLRSGILTLPYPLLARQWPYCRTNIIPHSYCRHIAVLKIACSDISISSYYGLFHLFSVIGLDVFFITVSYTLILRAIFRLPTKDAQLKTFRTCISHLCAIFALYIPDFFSSFTQRFGQNVPVHFLVLFASVYLLVPPVLHPIIYGMRTKQIRDRLLRLFTHKET from the coding sequence atgtcagattccaagaCAACCAACTTCActaacccctccaccttcatcttACTTGGCATTCCTGGCCTAGAGGCAGCCCATATCTGGATCTCCATTCCTTTCTGTGCTATGTACGCCATAGCTgtgttggggaacttcaccattctgttcattataaagACGGAGacgagcctccatgagcccatgttcTTTTTCCTCTGTATGCTGGCTGTCACCGACCTGGTCACATCCACAACCaccctgcccaaaatgctgagcatcttctggttcaattccagggagatcaatttcagtgcctgcctcacccagatgtacttcattcactgcttctcagcgatggagtctggaatccttatggccatggcttttgatcgctacgtggccatctgccatcccctgagacattccaccatcctgacaaactctGTTGTGACCAAGATAGGCCTGGCCTTGGTGCTGCGCAGTGGCATACTCACATTACCCTATCCCTTATTGGCAAGGCAGTGGCCATATTGTAGAACCAACATTATCCCCCACTCCTATTGTCGGCATATAGCTGTGCTGAAGATAGCCTGTTCTGACATCagcatcagtagttactatggcctgTTTCATCTTTTCTCTGTAATCGGATTGGATGTATTTTTTATCACCGTGTCCTATACTCTGATCCTCCGGGCCATCttccgcctccccacaaaggatgcccaGCTCAAAACTTTCAggacctgcatctctcatctttgtgccatctTTGCTTTGTACATCCCAGATTTCTTCTCCTCTTTCACGCAGCGGTTTGGCCAAAATGTGCCAGTGCATTTCCTTGTTCTCTTTGCCAGTGTGTACCTGCTGGTGCCTCCCGTGCTACATCCCATCATCTATGGgatgaggaccaaacagatccgggacaggctgctccggctctttaCACATAAAGAGACCTAA